A genomic window from Dama dama isolate Ldn47 chromosome 6, ASM3311817v1, whole genome shotgun sequence includes:
- the LOC133058557 gene encoding small ribosomal subunit protein uS17-like, which yields MADIQTDHACQKQPTIFQNKKRVLLRETGKEKLPRYHKNIGLGFKTPKEAIEGNYIDKKCPFTGNVSIRGQILSSNQNEDGEDHSLILPDYLHYIGKHNCFEKGHRNMSVRLSPCFRGDQIGDAFTEGDCWPPSKTVPFHTHKVTKAAGTKKQVQKF from the coding sequence ATGGCAGACATTCAGACTGACCATGCGTGCCAAAAGCAACCAACCATCTTTCAAAATAAGAAGAGGGTCCTGCTTAGAGAAACTGGCAAGGAGAAGCTCCCACGATACCACAAGAACATAGGTCTGGGCTTCAAGACACCCAAGGAGGCCATCGAGGGCAACTACATCGACAAGAAATGCCCTTTTACTGGTAATGTCTCCATCCGAGGGCAGATTCTGTCTAGTAACCAAAATGAAGATGGAGAGGACCACTCTCTCATCCTCCCAGACTACCTCCACTACATCGGAAAGCATAACTGCTTTGAGAAGGGTCACAGGAACATGTCTGTGCGCCTTTCCCCCTGTTTTAGGGGCGACCAGATCGGGGACGCTTTCACAGAGGGCGACTGCTGGCCCCCGAGCAAGACGGTGCCCTTCCACACGCACAAGGTCACCAAGGCTGCTGGCACCAAGAAGCAGGTCCAGAAGTTCTGA
- the HOPX gene encoding homeodomain-only protein codes for MSTETASGPTEDQVEILEYNFNKVNKHPDPTTLCLIAAEAGLSEEETQKWFKQRLAQWRRSEGLPSECRSVTD; via the exons ATGTCGACCGAGACCGCGAGCGGCCCCACTGAGGACCAGGTGGAGATCCTGGAGTACAACTTCAACAAGGTCAACAAGCACCCGGACCCCACCACGCTGTGCCTGATCGCGGCGGAGGCAGGCCTCTCCGAGGAGGAGACCCAG aaatgGTTCAAGCAGCGCCTGGCCCAGTGGCGGCGGTCTGAAGGCCTACCCTCTGAGTGCAGATCCGTCACAGACTGA